From the Billgrantia sulfidoxydans genome, one window contains:
- a CDS encoding adenosylcobalamin-dependent ribonucleoside-diphosphate reductase produces MSTSTKAVKTSHEVPMQAPSRDIWDSKYRLKDRHGRPVDKDVAATWDRVARALAAVEGDKAEEWLPKFRWALENGAIPAGRIMSNAGAEDYKPAVSLINCTVSRTIRDSMHDILSSVVDAGMTLKAGCGIGYEFSTLRHKGAFVFGAGAGTNGPLAFMDIYDKMCFTVASAGGRRGAQMGTFDVGHPDVRSFIEAKREAGRLRQFNLSLLITDEFMEAVKNDADWPLAFPLHAGEKDDVKPEDLIYRDWPVIEDDYTVDAEGRVACRVVEVIKARELWDTIMRSTYDFAEPGFILIDQVNRMNNNWFCEEIRATNPCGEQPLPPEGACLLGSVNLTRFVIDPFGKKPRFDWERYRQVVAIFTRMLDNVVEISGLPLEGQRREIEAKRRHGMGFLGLGSTLTMLKIPYGSPESLAFTEEVSRNLALEGWKQALELSREKGMAPILAEDFEITPKMMRERPELAKDGYEIGDKVPGRILHARYSRYMQKVAEVEPELVAALAEHGARFTHHSSIAPTGTISLSLGNNASNGIEPSFSHRYFRNVIQSGKKTKEQVEVVSFELAAYRHFIASDAVESDLPDYFITADAVSPKQHVAVQAAAQVWVDSAISKTVNVPTEFPFEQFKDLYLDAYESKLKGCTTFRFNPEAFQGVLVREDDLKNTTYVFELENGETLELKGDEKVVYDGEEHNAANLYDALKEGTYGKW; encoded by the coding sequence ATGAGTACTTCCACCAAGGCCGTCAAGACATCCCACGAGGTGCCTATGCAAGCGCCCTCACGCGATATCTGGGACTCCAAGTATCGCCTCAAGGATCGTCATGGACGCCCCGTCGACAAGGACGTGGCAGCGACCTGGGACCGCGTCGCGCGCGCCCTGGCCGCGGTGGAAGGCGACAAGGCCGAGGAGTGGCTGCCCAAGTTCCGCTGGGCGCTGGAGAACGGCGCCATTCCCGCCGGGCGCATCATGTCCAATGCCGGCGCCGAGGACTACAAGCCGGCGGTGAGCCTGATCAACTGCACCGTCTCGCGCACCATTCGCGACTCCATGCACGACATCCTCTCCTCGGTGGTGGATGCCGGCATGACCCTCAAGGCGGGCTGCGGCATCGGCTACGAGTTCTCCACCCTGCGCCACAAGGGCGCCTTCGTGTTCGGTGCCGGCGCCGGCACCAACGGCCCGCTGGCGTTCATGGATATCTACGACAAGATGTGCTTCACGGTGGCTTCGGCGGGCGGTCGCCGCGGCGCGCAGATGGGCACCTTCGACGTCGGCCACCCCGACGTGCGCAGCTTCATCGAGGCCAAGCGCGAGGCGGGGCGCCTGCGTCAGTTCAACCTCAGCCTGCTGATCACCGACGAGTTCATGGAAGCGGTGAAGAACGACGCCGACTGGCCGCTGGCCTTCCCGCTGCACGCCGGCGAGAAGGATGACGTCAAGCCCGAGGACCTGATCTACCGCGACTGGCCGGTGATCGAGGACGACTACACCGTCGACGCCGAGGGCCGCGTGGCCTGTCGCGTCGTCGAGGTAATCAAGGCACGTGAGCTGTGGGACACCATCATGCGTTCCACCTACGACTTTGCCGAGCCGGGCTTCATCCTGATCGATCAGGTCAACCGCATGAACAACAACTGGTTCTGCGAGGAGATCCGCGCCACCAACCCCTGCGGCGAGCAGCCCCTGCCGCCGGAGGGCGCCTGCCTGCTCGGCTCGGTCAATCTGACCCGCTTCGTCATCGACCCCTTCGGCAAGAAGCCGCGCTTCGACTGGGAGCGCTACCGCCAGGTGGTGGCGATCTTCACCCGCATGCTCGACAACGTGGTCGAGATCAGCGGCCTGCCGCTCGAGGGCCAGCGCCGCGAGATCGAGGCCAAGCGGCGTCACGGCATGGGTTTCCTCGGTCTCGGTTCGACCCTGACCATGCTCAAGATCCCCTACGGCTCGCCGGAGTCGCTGGCCTTCACCGAGGAAGTGAGCCGCAACCTGGCCCTCGAGGGCTGGAAGCAGGCGCTGGAGCTCTCCCGCGAGAAGGGCATGGCGCCGATACTCGCCGAGGACTTCGAGATCACGCCGAAGATGATGCGCGAGCGCCCGGAGCTGGCGAAGGACGGCTACGAGATCGGCGACAAGGTGCCGGGGCGCATCCTGCACGCCCGCTACAGCCGCTACATGCAGAAGGTCGCCGAGGTGGAGCCGGAGCTGGTCGCGGCGCTCGCCGAACACGGCGCGCGCTTCACCCACCACAGCTCCATCGCGCCGACCGGCACCATCTCACTGTCGCTGGGCAACAACGCCTCCAACGGCATCGAGCCGTCGTTCTCGCACCGCTACTTCCGCAACGTGATCCAGTCGGGCAAGAAGACCAAGGAGCAGGTTGAGGTGGTGTCGTTCGAACTGGCGGCCTACCGCCACTTCATCGCCAGCGACGCGGTGGAGAGCGATCTGCCGGATTATTTCATCACCGCCGACGCGGTCAGCCCCAAGCAGCACGTGGCGGTACAGGCGGCGGCCCAGGTGTGGGTCGACTCGGCCATCTCCAAGACGGTCAACGTGCCCACCGAGTTCCCCTTCGAGCAGTTCAAGGACCTCTACCTGGACGCCTACGAGAGCAAGCTCAAGGGCTGCACCACCTTCCGCTTCAACCCCGAGGCGTTCCAGGGCGTGCTGGTGCGCGAGGACGATCTCAAGAACACCACCTACGTGTTCGAGCTGGAGAACGGCGAGACGCTGGAACTCAAGGGCGACGAGAAGGTGGTCTACGACGGCGAGGAGCACAACGCGGCCAACCTCTATGACGCACTGAAAGAGGGTACCTATGGAAAGTGGTAG
- a CDS encoding ribonucleoside-diphosphate reductase, which translates to MAVEIKSKIVSYSVKKAVEAPPLADENPLTVRIPSRPEGTLEAVSEKISYVGAEGRKKVYLLVSFMPVEGVLDGKRVVIERPVEFFFPSGQLSSEHQWITATMRSLSLAARGGYVTQAVADLRKVAWDKGLVRCGMNRWGKPMFHDSEVAAIAWSIQQILYRRGFLDQDGNQVPAEELVSRYAHRLAHGHPWQPPTPEEEAKAEQQAKAAVADEKGDGPTVVGHCPECRGELIMMDGCPTCYAGCGWSKCG; encoded by the coding sequence ATGGCCGTCGAAATCAAGTCCAAGATCGTTTCCTACAGCGTCAAGAAGGCGGTGGAAGCGCCGCCGCTGGCCGACGAGAACCCGCTCACGGTACGCATCCCCTCGCGCCCCGAGGGCACCCTCGAGGCCGTCTCAGAGAAGATCTCCTACGTCGGCGCCGAGGGCCGCAAGAAGGTCTACCTGTTGGTCTCCTTCATGCCGGTGGAGGGCGTGCTCGACGGCAAGCGCGTGGTGATCGAGCGCCCGGTGGAGTTCTTCTTCCCCTCCGGCCAGCTCTCCAGCGAACACCAGTGGATCACCGCCACCATGCGCAGCCTGTCGCTGGCCGCCCGCGGCGGCTACGTCACCCAGGCGGTGGCCGACCTGCGCAAGGTGGCCTGGGACAAGGGCCTGGTGCGCTGCGGCATGAACCGCTGGGGCAAGCCGATGTTCCACGACTCCGAGGTGGCGGCCATCGCCTGGTCGATTCAGCAGATCCTCTACCGCCGCGGCTTCCTCGACCAGGACGGCAACCAGGTGCCGGCGGAGGAGCTGGTGAGTCGCTACGCCCATCGCCTGGCGCACGGCCACCCCTGGCAGCCACCGACGCCGGAAGAGGAAGCCAAGGCCGAGCAACAGGCCAAGGCGGCAGTCGCCGACGAGAAGGGCGACGGCCCCACCGTGGTGGGGCACTGCCCGGAGTGTCGCGGCGAGCTGATCATGATGGATGGCTGCCCGACATGCTATGCGGGCTGTGGCTGGTCCAAATGCGGGTAG
- a CDS encoding DeoR/GlpR family DNA-binding transcription regulator — translation MNDRSAMRLARLQQALAVSGTLHLREAARLCGVSEMTIRRDLAASDGAMSLLGGRLVMASHPHHGPVYDVDVQKDAHAPAKRRLCERAAGFIADGDTLFIDCGTTLLPLVSQLAAHERLTVVTYALNVANAVSRMPEVRLVLLGGLYHASSQSFGSDDMNAAIKRLGINRAFLSAAGVHAERGVSCFHFHEVTPKQAAIACAEQRLLVVDESKIGQVRPAYFARLDDFDVVITDGDMALPQANGGPRIVAA, via the coding sequence ATGAACGACCGCAGCGCCATGCGCCTGGCCCGACTGCAACAGGCGCTCGCCGTCAGCGGTACCCTCCATCTTCGCGAGGCCGCCCGCCTCTGCGGCGTCTCAGAAATGACCATCCGCCGCGACCTGGCCGCGAGCGACGGCGCCATGAGCCTGCTCGGCGGACGCCTGGTGATGGCCAGCCACCCGCACCATGGCCCGGTCTACGACGTCGACGTGCAGAAGGACGCCCACGCCCCGGCCAAGCGACGACTCTGCGAGCGCGCCGCCGGCTTCATCGCCGACGGCGATACCCTGTTCATCGACTGCGGCACCACCCTGCTCCCCCTGGTGAGCCAGCTTGCCGCCCATGAGCGGCTCACCGTGGTGACCTATGCCCTCAACGTGGCCAACGCGGTCAGCCGGATGCCCGAGGTCCGCCTGGTGCTTCTCGGTGGCCTCTATCATGCCAGCTCGCAGTCCTTCGGCAGCGACGACATGAACGCGGCGATCAAGCGCCTGGGCATCAACCGCGCTTTTCTCTCCGCCGCCGGGGTGCACGCCGAACGCGGCGTGAGCTGCTTCCATTTCCACGAGGTGACCCCCAAGCAGGCCGCCATCGCCTGCGCCGAGCAACGCCTGCTGGTGGTCGACGAGAGCAAGATCGGCCAGGTGCGCCCCGCCTACTTCGCCCGCCTCGACGACTTCGACGTGGTGATCACCGACGGCGACATGGCACTGCCGCAGGCCAACGGCGGCCCCAGGATCGTCGCCGCCTGA
- a CDS encoding low molecular weight protein-tyrosine-phosphatase has product MIRSILVVCRGNICRSPVAAAMLQQRLPHCRVSSAGLTALVGQGVEPSARALAEAAGLDVSRHLARQLDARYLTQADLILVMSDEQRRLIGDRWPQAVGKVMRLGHWLEHGRGCDIPDPYRRSPDAFQWTHQLLDAASSEWAQRL; this is encoded by the coding sequence ATGATTCGCTCCATCCTGGTCGTTTGCCGAGGCAACATCTGTCGCAGCCCCGTGGCCGCAGCGATGCTCCAGCAGCGCTTGCCCCATTGTCGTGTGAGTTCGGCTGGGCTGACCGCACTGGTCGGCCAGGGCGTCGAGCCCAGTGCGCGTGCGCTGGCCGAGGCCGCCGGGCTCGACGTCTCCCGGCACCTGGCCCGGCAGCTCGATGCCCGCTACCTCACGCAAGCCGACCTGATCCTGGTCATGAGCGACGAGCAACGGCGCCTGATCGGCGATCGCTGGCCCCAGGCAGTCGGCAAGGTCATGCGCCTGGGTCACTGGCTGGAACACGGTCGAGGCTGCGACATCCCCGATCCTTATCGACGTTCTCCGGATGCGTTCCAGTGGACGCACCAGCTGCTCGATGCGGCCAGCAGTGAATGGGCGCAACGGCTGTAA
- a CDS encoding polysaccharide export protein, which produces MLVLLVSAGCAFAPGGHIDESRLDESLDSRVDIEPITPELVMGMRMVEPASRPLPPELERELQQYEYRLGPGDVVSVIVYDHPELTIPGGSERSAAETGNRVRPDGTMFYPYVGRVQVAGMTLEELRGLLTQRLSQVITDPQVEVGVAAFRSQKVYVSGAVERPGAQPLTIVPLTVLDALSEAGGARNNADWHNVILTRDGREERLSLFAMLQQGDLTQNRLLRDGDLLHVPSSENQNVVVLGQVLRPGAIPLGNERLSLTDALARAGGVNESRAQPSGIFVVRGNPPESEKLATVYQLDISDATRLMLGTRFPLNPQDVVYVTSAPLARWNNVISLLLPSVTLPGDAARSVDRVGDI; this is translated from the coding sequence CTGCTCGTATTGCTCGTGTCGGCCGGGTGCGCCTTTGCTCCGGGGGGGCATATCGATGAGAGCCGGCTCGACGAGTCACTCGACTCTCGTGTCGACATCGAACCGATCACGCCTGAGCTGGTGATGGGCATGCGAATGGTCGAGCCTGCCTCGCGCCCGCTGCCCCCGGAGCTTGAGCGCGAACTCCAGCAGTACGAATATCGCCTCGGCCCGGGCGACGTGGTCAGCGTCATCGTCTACGACCACCCGGAACTCACCATTCCCGGGGGGAGTGAGCGTTCGGCGGCGGAAACCGGCAACCGGGTGCGGCCTGACGGCACCATGTTCTATCCCTACGTGGGACGGGTCCAGGTGGCCGGCATGACGCTGGAGGAGCTGCGCGGCCTGCTCACCCAGAGACTCTCACAGGTGATTACCGACCCCCAGGTGGAAGTAGGCGTCGCCGCCTTCCGCTCGCAGAAGGTCTATGTCAGCGGTGCGGTGGAGCGGCCGGGCGCCCAGCCGCTCACCATCGTGCCGCTGACCGTACTCGATGCCCTCAGCGAGGCCGGCGGGGCACGTAACAACGCCGACTGGCACAACGTCATCCTTACCCGGGATGGTCGCGAGGAGCGTCTCTCGCTCTTCGCCATGCTGCAACAGGGCGACCTGACCCAGAACCGGCTGCTGCGCGACGGCGATCTGCTGCACGTGCCCTCTTCCGAGAACCAGAACGTGGTCGTGCTCGGCCAGGTACTGAGGCCCGGCGCCATACCCCTGGGCAACGAGCGCCTGTCGCTGACCGACGCCCTGGCCCGTGCCGGCGGCGTCAACGAGAGCCGTGCACAGCCCTCCGGCATCTTCGTGGTGCGCGGCAACCCGCCGGAGAGCGAGAAGCTGGCCACGGTGTATCAGCTCGATATCAGCGATGCGACTCGCCTGATGCTGGGCACGCGATTCCCGCTCAATCCCCAGGATGTGGTCTATGTCACTTCCGCTCCACTGGCGCGCTGGAACAACGTGATCTCGCTGCTGCTGCCTTCGGTTACGCTGCCGGGTGATGCCGCCAGGTCCGTCGACAGGGTGGGTGATATTTGA
- a CDS encoding polysaccharide biosynthesis tyrosine autokinase — MTIFPNPPSSAQAPAESNDISLRKLLDMLVEKKFLIVGITVLFMLVGYFYSSSQPRIYQSDALVQIENRGAMLGLLETLAVGDQVSNPTTAELEILKSRMVMGATVDRLDLAIDIAPRRLPWVGDFLVHHGLQHAWFERLVPNFVLGWLPGPAGVEGSPFVWAGETLRVARFEVPLEREGMGHTLRVTGEGDYELLLAGELVLVGRVGETVSSETGYRLFVSQLDAHVGAEFGLRRVSRLKAIGQLQGRFTILPQGKDSGVYQLLLDGTDPELTQQTLDTLTGVFLTQNVQRQSEEAEQQLAFLDEQIPQVNEQLTEAENLLNEYRAQRDSVDLTFETQNLLNRLVAVENQLTELALAEADLAQRFRPTHPNYQSLLRQRAQLQAEQERINGLVGDLPETQQEVLRLTRDTQVNQQVYVQLLNQRQEMRLLKAGTVGNVRILDDAVMRSGTIAPRIALITLVSGMIGALLAALGVILRLLLSRAIKSPDQLEEIGLPVYATLPDSAEQTRLTRRVRPAGLKATQEVFRGLLALEQPEEVAVEALRSLRTSLYFAMLEAGNNRLMIAGAGPGVGKSFIAANLAAVCAQAGQRVLLIDADMRRGCLHHAFRDKGVPGLSELLAQRIELDEAIRESEIEGLHYVSRGTRPPNPSELLMQRSFHGFLQSVSARYDLVIIDTPPVLAVTDAAVVGKLAATSLMVVRFGVNPPAEIKAAKRRLESAGVRLKGAILNGLERSTSSHYGHYGNYLYAYR; from the coding sequence ATGACCATATTTCCCAACCCACCTTCTTCCGCCCAGGCGCCTGCAGAGAGCAACGATATCAGCCTGAGGAAGCTGCTCGACATGCTCGTCGAGAAGAAATTCCTCATTGTTGGCATCACCGTTCTCTTCATGCTGGTGGGTTATTTCTACTCCAGTTCCCAACCGCGTATCTACCAATCCGATGCGCTGGTCCAGATCGAGAACCGGGGAGCCATGCTGGGCCTGCTGGAGACCTTGGCCGTAGGCGATCAGGTGAGCAACCCGACCACGGCCGAGCTGGAAATACTCAAGTCGCGCATGGTCATGGGGGCCACCGTGGACCGCCTCGACCTGGCGATCGACATCGCACCGCGGCGGCTGCCCTGGGTAGGGGATTTCCTGGTCCATCACGGCCTCCAGCACGCCTGGTTCGAGCGCCTGGTGCCGAATTTCGTGCTCGGCTGGCTACCCGGCCCGGCCGGTGTCGAAGGCTCCCCCTTCGTATGGGCGGGAGAGACGCTGCGGGTCGCGCGCTTCGAGGTGCCGTTGGAGCGAGAGGGCATGGGGCACACGCTGCGGGTGACCGGCGAAGGGGACTATGAGCTGTTACTGGCGGGGGAACTTGTGCTGGTCGGTCGAGTCGGGGAGACCGTCAGCAGCGAAACGGGGTACCGCCTCTTCGTCAGCCAGCTCGATGCGCACGTCGGCGCCGAGTTCGGGCTCAGACGCGTGTCGCGGCTCAAGGCGATAGGCCAGCTCCAGGGGCGTTTCACCATCCTGCCCCAGGGCAAGGACTCGGGGGTCTATCAGCTGTTGCTGGACGGCACCGATCCCGAGCTGACCCAGCAGACCCTGGATACCCTCACCGGGGTGTTCCTGACCCAGAACGTGCAGCGGCAGTCGGAGGAGGCCGAGCAGCAGTTGGCCTTTCTCGACGAGCAGATCCCTCAGGTCAACGAACAGCTGACCGAGGCCGAAAATCTGCTCAACGAGTATCGTGCCCAGCGCGACTCGGTGGACCTCACCTTCGAGACGCAGAACCTGCTCAACCGCCTGGTAGCGGTGGAGAACCAGCTCACCGAGCTGGCCCTGGCCGAGGCGGACCTGGCCCAGCGCTTCCGCCCGACCCATCCCAACTACCAATCGCTGCTGCGCCAGCGTGCGCAGCTGCAGGCCGAACAGGAGCGCATCAACGGCCTGGTGGGCGACCTGCCCGAAACCCAGCAGGAGGTGCTGCGGCTGACCCGCGACACCCAGGTCAACCAGCAGGTCTACGTCCAGCTGCTCAACCAGCGCCAGGAGATGCGTCTGCTCAAGGCCGGCACCGTGGGCAACGTGCGTATCCTCGATGACGCCGTGATGCGGAGCGGCACGATTGCGCCGCGGATCGCCTTGATCACGCTGGTCAGTGGCATGATCGGGGCGCTGTTGGCGGCGCTGGGGGTCATCCTGCGCTTGCTGCTCAGCCGGGCGATCAAGAGCCCCGACCAGCTCGAGGAGATCGGCCTGCCGGTCTATGCCACCCTGCCCGACTCGGCGGAGCAGACCAGACTGACGCGGCGCGTCCGCCCTGCCGGCCTCAAGGCGACCCAGGAGGTCTTCCGCGGCCTGCTGGCCCTGGAGCAGCCCGAGGAGGTCGCCGTCGAGGCCCTGCGCAGCCTGCGCACCAGCCTCTACTTCGCCATGCTGGAAGCGGGCAACAATCGGCTGATGATCGCCGGGGCCGGGCCCGGGGTCGGCAAGAGCTTCATTGCCGCCAACCTGGCTGCGGTCTGTGCCCAGGCCGGGCAGCGGGTGCTGCTGATCGACGCCGACATGCGGCGCGGCTGCCTCCACCATGCATTCCGTGACAAGGGCGTGCCGGGACTGTCGGAGCTGCTCGCCCAGCGTATCGAACTCGACGAGGCGATCCGTGAAAGCGAGATTGAGGGGCTGCACTACGTGTCGCGTGGCACGCGCCCGCCCAACCCCTCGGAGCTGCTGATGCAGCGCAGCTTCCATGGCTTCCTGCAATCGGTCAGTGCGCGCTACGACCTGGTGATCATCGACACCCCGCCGGTGCTGGCGGTCACCGACGCCGCCGTGGTCGGCAAGCTGGCCGCCACCAGCCTGATGGTGGTGCGCTTCGGCGTCAATCCGCCGGCCGAGATCAAGGCCGCCAAGCGGCGTCTGGAAAGCGCCGGGGTGCGGCTCAAGGGCGCCATCCTCAATGGCCTGGAGCGTTCGACGAGCAGCCATTACGGACATTACGGCAATTATCTCTACGCCTACCGGTGA
- a CDS encoding ABC transporter ATP-binding protein, translated as MLRQLRELYSLLAPRQRRRLLRLQGLIVLMAFAEVAGVISIGPFMALVGDMSRLQGEGWLGQAYRWSGADSPQHFLSLMGLGVLLVLLVAALFSMYTTWRLSLYGAQVGAELSSRLYRYYLHQPWLFHASGSSSRLINRVAQETQRVTTKILQPCMQLNAKLVLVTCMSLTILVYNPVVALGGIAIFLAAYLLLYKTVRRFLINNGRRVSRSQAKRFKLMTEGFGGIKDLLLLRRQATFTTQFERASQKVARGMGVTQGLSDAPRYAIELVAFGSVILLVLYLLNVHQGNLGTILPALSIYALAGFKMLPAYQKIYASVSNIRSHLAAFEAVRDDLVASRGYASEMAPEGAFHPLPLRDGIRLDRVHFHYPGKREAALSGLSLSIPAGSRVGLVGESGSGKSTVVDLLLGLIQPQKGRVLVDDVVLTEENLARWQAGVGFVPQHIFLADASILENVAFGVPRSEIDVALVEKAVSMAQLDVMVASMPDGLETRVGERGVQLSGGQRQRIGIARAFYRQAQVLVLDEATSALDGITEQRVMSDIEASAGHCTLIMVAHRLSTVRDCDVIYMIDKGCVVDSGTYAELAERNHAFRMMANL; from the coding sequence ATGTTGCGACAGCTTCGCGAACTCTACTCGCTGTTGGCGCCACGTCAGCGGCGCCGCCTACTGCGACTGCAGGGGTTGATCGTCCTGATGGCCTTTGCCGAGGTGGCCGGTGTCATCTCCATCGGGCCGTTCATGGCCCTGGTCGGCGACATGAGCCGCTTGCAGGGCGAGGGGTGGCTGGGCCAGGCCTACCGCTGGAGCGGTGCCGACAGTCCGCAGCACTTCCTCTCCCTGATGGGCCTGGGGGTCCTGCTCGTACTGCTGGTGGCCGCGCTGTTCTCGATGTACACCACCTGGCGGCTGTCGCTCTACGGGGCCCAGGTGGGCGCCGAACTCTCCAGCCGCCTCTATCGCTACTACCTGCATCAGCCCTGGCTGTTTCATGCCAGCGGCAGCAGCAGCCGGCTGATCAACCGTGTCGCCCAGGAGACCCAGCGGGTCACCACCAAGATCCTGCAACCCTGCATGCAGCTCAATGCCAAGCTGGTACTGGTGACCTGCATGTCGCTGACGATCCTGGTCTACAACCCGGTCGTGGCGCTCGGCGGCATCGCCATCTTCCTCGCTGCCTACTTGCTGTTGTACAAGACGGTGCGTCGTTTCCTGATCAACAACGGCCGCCGCGTGTCGCGCTCCCAGGCCAAGCGCTTCAAGCTGATGACCGAAGGGTTCGGGGGCATCAAGGATCTTCTGCTGCTGCGCCGTCAGGCGACCTTCACCACCCAGTTCGAGCGTGCCAGCCAGAAGGTGGCCCGTGGCATGGGCGTGACCCAGGGGCTCTCCGATGCGCCACGCTACGCGATCGAGCTGGTGGCCTTCGGCTCGGTGATCCTGCTGGTGCTCTATCTGCTGAACGTGCATCAGGGCAACCTGGGCACGATCCTGCCGGCACTGTCGATCTACGCCCTGGCGGGCTTCAAGATGCTGCCGGCCTACCAGAAGATCTACGCTTCCGTCTCCAACATCCGCAGCCACCTGGCCGCCTTCGAGGCGGTCCGCGACGACCTGGTCGCGAGCCGCGGCTATGCCTCCGAAATGGCGCCGGAGGGCGCTTTCCATCCGCTGCCCCTGCGCGACGGCATACGCCTCGATCGCGTGCATTTCCACTACCCGGGCAAGCGCGAGGCGGCGCTCAGCGGCCTGAGCCTGAGCATCCCCGCGGGCAGCCGAGTGGGCTTGGTCGGCGAATCCGGTTCGGGAAAATCGACCGTGGTGGACCTGCTGCTTGGGCTGATTCAGCCGCAGAAGGGAAGGGTACTGGTGGATGACGTCGTGCTGACGGAGGAGAACCTGGCGCGCTGGCAGGCCGGTGTCGGCTTCGTGCCCCAGCACATCTTCCTGGCCGATGCCTCGATCCTCGAGAACGTCGCCTTCGGTGTGCCGCGCAGCGAGATCGATGTCGCCCTGGTGGAGAAGGCGGTGAGCATGGCACAGCTCGACGTCATGGTCGCCTCGATGCCCGATGGTCTCGAGACGCGGGTCGGCGAGCGCGGCGTCCAGCTCTCCGGCGGCCAGCGGCAGCGCATCGGCATCGCCCGGGCGTTCTACCGTCAAGCGCAGGTGCTGGTGCTCGACGAGGCGACCAGTGCGCTGGACGGCATCACCGAACAGCGCGTCATGAGCGATATCGAGGCGAGCGCCGGCCACTGCACCCTGATCATGGTCGCCCACCGCCTGTCCACGGTGCGCGACTGCGACGTCATCTACATGATCGACAAGGGGTGCGTCGTGGACAGCGGCACCTACGCCGAACTGGCCGAGCGCAACCATGCCTTCCGCATGATGGCCAATCTCTAG
- a CDS encoding phytase: protein MAGALLGLAMGQPALAAEVPVVRAQGETVAVASRGDAADDPAIWRHPTAPERSRILGTDKQRGLEVYDLQGARVQSLPVGKLNNIDLRQDVPLDGRRMDVAVATHRDDGRLAVFEIDAEGGVSLMGLVPTGLEENYGLCLYRHGDELHVFTNAKEGHYLQHRLQIARGEPHLELLRYFRLGSQPEGCVADDARSLLFVGEERVGVWVMQASPEAATCRELVIEASSPLKPDIEGLALYGDQYLIVSSQGNDSFAVLEASPPYALLGVFRIEGDPESGTGSAVETDGIEVSSQGFGERFATGLMVVHSGSNAAQNQNYKYLDWAQVAAALDLPGRE, encoded by the coding sequence GTGGCCGGCGCGCTGCTCGGGCTCGCCATGGGACAGCCGGCGCTGGCGGCCGAGGTGCCGGTGGTGCGCGCCCAGGGCGAAACCGTGGCGGTCGCGAGCCGCGGAGACGCCGCCGACGACCCGGCGATCTGGCGCCACCCCACGGCGCCCGAGCGCAGCCGCATCCTCGGCACCGACAAGCAGCGCGGCCTGGAAGTCTATGACCTGCAGGGAGCACGCGTGCAATCCCTGCCGGTGGGCAAGCTCAACAACATCGATCTGCGCCAGGACGTGCCTCTCGACGGGCGGCGCATGGACGTCGCCGTGGCGACCCATCGCGATGACGGCCGTCTGGCGGTGTTCGAGATCGATGCGGAGGGGGGCGTGAGCCTGATGGGCCTGGTGCCCACCGGCCTGGAGGAGAATTACGGCCTCTGCCTCTATCGCCACGGCGACGAGCTGCACGTCTTCACCAACGCCAAGGAGGGGCACTACCTCCAGCATCGCCTGCAGATCGCCCGGGGCGAACCGCACCTCGAACTGCTGCGCTACTTTCGGCTGGGATCCCAGCCCGAGGGCTGCGTCGCCGACGACGCCCGCTCGCTGCTGTTCGTCGGTGAGGAGAGGGTCGGCGTCTGGGTCATGCAGGCATCGCCGGAAGCCGCCACCTGCCGCGAGCTGGTGATCGAGGCGAGCTCCCCCCTGAAACCCGATATCGAGGGGCTCGCCCTGTACGGCGACCAGTACCTGATCGTCTCCAGCCAGGGCAATGACAGCTTCGCCGTGCTCGAGGCCTCTCCTCCCTACGCGCTGCTGGGGGTCTTCCGCATCGAAGGGGACCCTGAGAGCGGCACCGGCAGCGCCGTCGAGACCGATGGAATCGAGGTCAGTTCGCAAGGCTTCGGCGAACGATTCGCAACGGGACTGATGGTGGTGCACAGCGGCTCGAACGCCGCGCAGAACCAGAACTACAAGTACCTCGACTGGGCGCAGGTGGCGGCCGCCCTCGACCTTCCCGGCCGGGAGTGA